A window of Paenibacillus polygoni contains these coding sequences:
- the secA gene encoding preprotein translocase subunit SecA: MLGLVKKIFGDTNERDVKRLMKTVDVINKMEPEFTALSDAQLQGKTEEFRSRIEKGATLDELLPEAFATVREASKRVLNKRHYDVQMIGGIALHEGRIAEMKTGEGKTLVGTLPVYLNALLGKGVHVVTVNDYLAQRDSQEMGQIYEFLGMSVGINLNGMDHAAKQAAYACDITYGTNNEFGFDYLRDNMVLYKEQMVQRPLYYCIIDEVDSILVDEARTPLIISGQAQKSTELYFAADRFVKRLVAEEDYTVDIKVKSVALTEAGVAKAERAFGIENLYDQANVTLNHHVVQALKANVIMRRDVDYVVTDDEVVIVDEFTGRLMAGRRYSDGLHQAIEAKEAIQVQNESMTLATITFQNYFRMYKKLAGMTGTAKTEEEEFKKIYGLEVLQVPTNRPNRRDDMADIVYKSVEGKFKAVVNEIVERHAKNQPVLVGTISIENSELLSEMLKRKGVKHQVLNAKYHAEEAQIISGAGQAGAVTIATNMAGRGTDIILGDGVAELGGLHIIGTERHESRRIDNQLRGRAGRQGDPGSTQFYLSLGDELMKRFGADNVLNMMERLGFEEDQPIESKMITRAVESAQKRVEGNNFDMRKVVLQYDDVMNQQREVIYKQRREVLESENIKTIVMEMIRGTIQRNVEAHCVDDIPENWELQEVADYINSKMLEEGAITRDDLWGKEVGEIVEFIFDKVQKKYDEREERIGEDMVREFEKVIVLRSVDSKWMDHIDAMDQLRQGIHLRAYGGTDPLREYQFEGFAMFHEMIATIQEEVSTYVMRAQIESNQERQAVVDENKISTSGEPAEKRPVKVDDQIGRNDPCPCGSGKKYKQCHGQN, encoded by the coding sequence ATGCTAGGACTAGTGAAGAAGATCTTCGGCGACACCAATGAGCGTGATGTCAAACGTCTGATGAAGACGGTCGATGTAATTAATAAAATGGAACCGGAATTTACCGCGCTTTCCGACGCTCAGCTGCAAGGTAAAACGGAGGAATTCCGTTCTCGTATTGAAAAGGGAGCTACGCTCGACGAACTATTGCCTGAAGCTTTTGCTACGGTGCGGGAAGCATCTAAACGGGTCCTGAACAAGCGTCATTATGATGTACAGATGATCGGTGGTATTGCCCTTCATGAAGGCCGTATTGCAGAGATGAAGACAGGGGAAGGTAAGACCCTCGTAGGTACGCTTCCTGTGTATCTGAATGCATTATTAGGTAAAGGGGTCCATGTTGTTACGGTCAACGATTACCTTGCTCAGCGGGATAGCCAAGAGATGGGACAGATCTATGAATTCCTAGGCATGAGTGTTGGGATTAACCTCAACGGTATGGATCATGCGGCAAAACAGGCAGCATATGCTTGCGATATTACGTACGGTACAAACAATGAATTCGGATTTGATTATCTCCGCGATAACATGGTCCTTTATAAAGAGCAAATGGTACAGCGTCCGCTTTACTACTGTATTATTGACGAAGTCGATTCCATCTTGGTCGATGAAGCTCGTACACCGCTAATCATTTCAGGACAAGCTCAAAAATCGACTGAACTTTATTTTGCAGCAGATCGTTTTGTGAAACGTCTCGTTGCAGAAGAAGATTACACGGTAGATATTAAAGTGAAATCCGTGGCCCTTACCGAAGCAGGGGTTGCAAAAGCAGAACGTGCTTTTGGCATTGAGAACTTGTATGACCAAGCGAACGTTACACTGAATCATCATGTCGTACAGGCCCTCAAAGCGAATGTCATTATGCGCCGTGACGTGGATTATGTAGTAACCGATGATGAAGTTGTGATCGTTGATGAATTTACGGGACGCCTGATGGCTGGACGCCGTTATAGTGATGGTCTCCACCAAGCGATTGAAGCAAAAGAGGCAATTCAGGTTCAGAACGAGAGCATGACACTTGCTACGATTACATTCCAGAACTATTTCCGGATGTACAAGAAGCTGGCAGGTATGACAGGTACGGCGAAGACCGAGGAAGAAGAGTTCAAGAAAATTTATGGACTTGAAGTACTCCAAGTGCCAACCAACCGTCCAAATCGCCGTGATGATATGGCGGATATTGTGTACAAGAGTGTGGAAGGCAAGTTTAAAGCAGTTGTGAATGAGATCGTAGAACGTCATGCGAAGAACCAGCCGGTACTCGTAGGTACGATCTCCATTGAAAACTCTGAACTTCTCTCCGAAATGCTTAAACGTAAAGGCGTGAAGCATCAGGTACTGAATGCGAAATACCATGCAGAAGAAGCACAAATTATCTCCGGTGCTGGCCAAGCGGGTGCAGTTACGATTGCAACGAACATGGCTGGACGGGGTACAGATATTATTTTGGGTGATGGTGTAGCTGAACTAGGCGGCCTTCACATTATTGGTACGGAACGTCACGAATCCCGTCGGATTGATAACCAGCTGCGCGGCCGTGCAGGACGTCAAGGTGATCCAGGTTCCACACAGTTCTATCTCTCTCTTGGAGATGAACTGATGAAACGTTTTGGTGCAGATAATGTACTGAACATGATGGAGCGTCTTGGATTTGAAGAAGATCAACCGATTGAGAGTAAAATGATTACACGTGCTGTAGAATCTGCTCAGAAACGGGTAGAGGGTAATAACTTTGATATGCGTAAAGTCGTACTCCAGTACGATGATGTTATGAATCAGCAGCGTGAAGTTATTTATAAACAGCGCCGTGAAGTGCTCGAATCCGAGAACATCAAAACCATTGTTATGGAGATGATTCGCGGAACGATTCAGCGTAATGTGGAAGCACACTGTGTAGATGACATTCCTGAGAACTGGGAACTGCAAGAAGTGGCAGACTATATCAACAGCAAAATGCTTGAAGAAGGCGCCATTACACGTGATGATCTATGGGGCAAAGAAGTCGGAGAGATCGTCGAATTTATCTTCGATAAAGTGCAGAAGAAATATGACGAGCGAGAAGAACGAATCGGGGAAGATATGGTTCGTGAATTCGAGAAAGTTATCGTGCTTCGTTCTGTAGACAGCAAATGGATGGATCACATCGATGCGATGGATCAACTCCGTCAAGGGATTCACCTTAGAGCATACGGCGGTACCGATCCGCTTCGCGAATACCAGTTTGAAGGTTTTGCGATGTTCCATGAGATGATCGCTACCATTCAGGAAGAAGTTTCGACCTATGTCATGAGAGCTCAAATCGAGAGCAACCAGGAACGTCAAGCGGTAGTGGATGAGAACAAAATTTCTACCAGCGGCGAACCTGCGGAGAAACGTCCTGTGAAAGTGGATGACCAGATCGGACGTAACGATCCTTGTCCTTGCGGCAGCGGCAAGAAATATAAACAATGCCATGGACAAAATTAA
- a CDS encoding flagellar protein FlaG, producing the protein MNLQLSLSTNTICSQTTSSSQPSENAASNTNEQLINSIRRVSELARLERLGIAVSSADDQLIRSIERAAKALQGPETTLEISIHEKSNRIMVKVLNKENGELIREIPPEKTLDLVTKMMEISGMIIDEKV; encoded by the coding sequence GTGAATTTGCAATTATCTCTTTCCACAAATACTATATGTAGCCAAACAACTAGTTCAAGTCAGCCAAGTGAGAATGCTGCTTCAAACACGAATGAGCAATTAATCAATTCAATAAGAAGGGTTTCTGAGCTTGCTAGACTTGAGAGACTAGGTATTGCTGTATCTTCTGCAGATGATCAACTCATCCGTTCGATTGAGCGTGCAGCCAAGGCCCTGCAAGGTCCTGAAACCACCCTAGAAATCAGTATTCATGAAAAATCAAATCGAATTATGGTAAAAGTTTTGAATAAAGAAAACGGAGAACTTATAAGAGAAATACCGCCGGAAAAAACGTTAGACTTAGTAACTAAAATGATGGAGATTTCTGGAATGATTATAGATGAGAAGGTGTAA
- a CDS encoding phosphocholine cytidylyltransferase family protein: protein MKAILLAAGRGTRISRMIEDIPKSVLPIDGTPLIRRSVMMLIKKNIHPIICVGYRKNKIFEALEGLDVTYCYNPFYDVTNSLASLWFAREELTEDTIIMNGDVYIDEDILNRIIETKKVCSLMVDTGRTVEGDYFLKLENGFIEKYGKDLPLQERSCEYVGIGKIRREFTGKFKERLGELMDNQQHQLWWENILYSLADSKEKDIETIDIKGCFWSEIDYFDDYERIIAHIDKEISSLSGGLR from the coding sequence ATGAAAGCGATATTATTAGCAGCAGGAAGAGGAACAAGAATATCAAGAATGATTGAAGATATTCCAAAGTCAGTTTTGCCAATAGATGGAACACCGTTGATTAGAAGAAGTGTAATGATGTTGATAAAAAAAAACATTCATCCAATAATATGTGTCGGATATCGTAAGAATAAGATATTTGAGGCTCTAGAAGGTTTGGATGTTACTTATTGTTATAACCCATTCTATGATGTAACTAACAGCCTCGCCTCTCTCTGGTTTGCTAGAGAAGAGTTGACTGAAGATACAATTATAATGAATGGCGATGTTTATATAGATGAGGACATATTGAATCGAATTATTGAGACAAAAAAAGTATGTTCCTTAATGGTAGACACTGGACGAACAGTAGAAGGCGATTATTTTTTGAAGTTGGAGAACGGCTTCATTGAAAAGTATGGAAAAGACTTACCATTGCAGGAGCGTAGCTGCGAATATGTGGGTATAGGGAAAATAAGAAGAGAGTTTACGGGGAAATTCAAAGAAAGACTGGGAGAATTAATGGATAATCAACAACATCAATTGTGGTGGGAAAATATCTTGTATTCATTGGCTGATTCAAAAGAAAAAGACATTGAGACTATAGACATTAAAGGTTGTTTTTGGTCGGAAATAGATTACTTTGACGATTATGAGAGAATTATAGCCCATATTGATAAGGAGATAAGTAGTCTCAGTGGAGGTCTAAGATGA
- a CDS encoding cold shock domain-containing protein gives MQGKVKWFNAEKGYGFIETEDGGDVFVHFSAIQSEGFKTLEEGQSVEFEIVEGARGPQAANVIKL, from the coding sequence ATGCAAGGTAAAGTTAAATGGTTTAACGCAGAAAAAGGTTATGGTTTTATCGAAACTGAGGATGGCGGCGATGTATTCGTTCACTTTTCCGCAATTCAATCCGAAGGATTCAAAACTTTGGAAGAAGGTCAATCCGTAGAATTCGAGATCGTTGAAGGTGCGCGTGGACCACAAGCAGCTAACGTAATCAAATTATAA
- the fliD gene encoding flagellar filament capping protein FliD, with protein sequence MRITGFSGMDVDSLVSSLMTAQRVPLDKLNQQKQLLQWTRDSYREINSQIINFRTKLSSFTQSAAMNTNQSTVTGNITAVKADPSASALLSNMTVEVAQLATKSAVQSPTMLVLADRKTNAIATNTLAEISGDTSKKFELNINNTTITFDGADSINTVVAKINASTANVTATFDEISGKFSISAKEYGSSNDLKFTGTEKIEKDSTLLDLFGIRADSPSGDFKKAQDGMVKVTSNGASREFTTSNNTVTVNGVQLTLLQENKGNPTTVTTQPSPDKALETIKTFVDLYNSLLDTLNTRTKETRYRDYTPLTDEQKSEMKESEIELWEEKAKSGLHKNDGILTSAISSMRSVIYSALGDLSSVGIATGQYYENGKLYINEDKLKAALNTDPQKVMDLFQGSSSSSKSGIFKSLNNQLNNTLDMLVSKAGTSKFDASVNSIFKEESSMGNQLKNYNKQIEALQSRLDDMETRYYKQFSAMETAMNKYNAQSSSLSSYFS encoded by the coding sequence ATGCGTATTACCGGTTTTTCAGGGATGGATGTTGACAGCTTGGTTTCGTCATTAATGACAGCTCAGCGTGTTCCACTAGATAAATTAAATCAGCAAAAGCAACTTTTACAGTGGACACGGGACAGTTATCGCGAAATTAACAGCCAAATTATTAATTTTAGAACTAAGTTGTCCAGTTTTACACAGTCCGCTGCTATGAATACAAACCAATCAACGGTAACTGGAAATATTACAGCAGTAAAAGCTGATCCTTCCGCAAGTGCCTTACTGTCGAACATGACAGTAGAAGTTGCACAGCTGGCTACGAAATCTGCAGTCCAAAGCCCAACTATGCTAGTTTTAGCAGATCGTAAGACAAATGCTATTGCTACGAACACATTGGCAGAAATTTCGGGTGACACATCTAAGAAATTTGAATTAAACATCAATAATACTACTATTACATTTGATGGGGCTGATTCGATCAATACAGTAGTAGCAAAGATTAATGCTTCAACAGCAAATGTCACTGCTACTTTTGATGAAATCAGTGGGAAGTTTTCAATTTCAGCTAAAGAGTATGGTTCTTCAAATGATTTGAAATTTACCGGTACAGAGAAGATAGAAAAAGACAGTACTTTACTGGATTTATTTGGTATAAGAGCGGATTCACCAAGTGGAGATTTCAAAAAGGCACAAGATGGAATGGTAAAAGTTACCTCTAATGGTGCGAGCAGAGAATTTACTACTTCAAATAATACAGTCACGGTAAACGGTGTTCAGCTGACGTTGCTACAGGAAAACAAGGGTAATCCTACTACGGTTACGACCCAACCGAGCCCGGATAAAGCGCTGGAAACTATCAAAACTTTTGTAGACTTATATAACAGTTTGCTCGACACATTAAACACAAGGACTAAAGAGACACGTTACCGCGACTATACACCGTTAACCGATGAACAGAAGAGTGAAATGAAAGAGTCAGAGATTGAACTTTGGGAAGAAAAAGCGAAAAGCGGACTGCACAAAAATGATGGTATTTTGACTTCCGCTATTTCCTCTATGCGGTCAGTTATCTATTCCGCTTTAGGAGATCTAAGTTCAGTTGGAATTGCTACGGGACAATATTATGAGAATGGTAAGTTATATATAAACGAAGACAAATTAAAAGCTGCTCTCAATACGGATCCTCAGAAGGTTATGGATTTGTTTCAAGGTTCTTCATCCTCCTCTAAAAGCGGAATTTTTAAAAGTTTAAACAATCAGCTGAACAACACACTGGATATGCTAGTATCCAAAGCAGGTACATCTAAATTTGATGCAAGTGTAAATAGTATTTTTAAAGAAGAAAGCTCTATGGGTAATCAACTTAAGAACTACAACAAACAAATTGAGGCGCTGCAAAGTCGCTTGGATGACATGGAAACTCGCTATTACAAGCAGTTCTCCGCGATGGAAACAGCGATGAATAAATATAATGCACAGTCTTCAAGCCTGTCGAGCTATTTTTCATAA
- the prfB gene encoding peptide chain release factor 2 (programmed frameshift), translated as MIDPSVKQDLREISKKLTNLRGSLDLDLKNEMIANFEEKMSAPDFWDDSDKAQAIIAEMNAVKGSVDDYLKLQREYDDATMMMELADEEGDEDVAAEVGETIKSLVNKLDEFELQLLLDQPYDKMNAILELHPGAGGTESQDWGEMLLRMYTRWAEKHGFKVEVLDYLAGDEAGIKSVTLSIKGYNAYGYLKAEKGVHRLVRISPFDSSGRRHTSFVSCDVVPEITEDVEVDIRTEDLKIDTYRASGAGGQHINTTDSAVRITHLPSGVVVTCQNERSQIKNRERAMTMLRSKLYERKIEEQRKQLDEIRGEQSDIAWGSQIRSYVFHPYSMVKDHRTSVESGNVGAVMDGDLDPFIDGYLRKQIKVESE; from the exons ATGATCGATCCGTCCGTAAAACAAGATTTGCGCGAAATCAGCAAGAAATTAACCAACCTTAGGGGGTCTCTT GACTTAGACCTAAAGAATGAAATGATTGCTAACTTTGAAGAGAAAATGTCTGCTCCTGATTTTTGGGACGATAGTGATAAAGCACAAGCAATCATTGCTGAGATGAACGCGGTAAAAGGATCCGTGGACGATTATTTGAAGTTACAACGAGAATATGACGATGCCACGATGATGATGGAACTTGCCGACGAAGAGGGCGATGAAGATGTCGCTGCTGAAGTAGGAGAGACCATCAAATCGCTTGTGAATAAGCTGGATGAGTTCGAACTACAGTTACTTCTCGATCAGCCTTATGACAAAATGAATGCAATTCTCGAACTTCACCCAGGGGCAGGCGGAACGGAATCCCAGGATTGGGGCGAGATGCTGCTTCGGATGTATACACGCTGGGCCGAGAAACATGGCTTCAAAGTGGAAGTGCTCGACTATCTAGCGGGAGATGAGGCAGGCATTAAAAGTGTAACTCTCTCCATCAAAGGTTATAATGCCTACGGTTATCTAAAAGCGGAAAAAGGAGTACACCGACTGGTTCGGATCTCACCTTTCGATTCTTCTGGCCGTAGACATACTTCTTTTGTATCTTGTGATGTGGTACCGGAGATTACGGAAGATGTAGAGGTGGATATCCGGACGGAAGATCTGAAGATTGATACGTACCGGGCAAGTGGTGCCGGTGGTCAGCATATCAATACGACGGATTCCGCGGTGCGTATCACCCATTTACCTTCGGGTGTAGTCGTAACATGTCAGAATGAACGTTCTCAGATCAAGAACCGTGAGCGTGCGATGACGATGCTTCGTTCTAAACTCTATGAACGTAAAATAGAAGAACAAAGAAAACAACTGGATGAAATCCGAGGGGAACAGTCGGATATTGCATGGGGCAGCCAGATTCGTTCCTACGTGTTCCATCCCTATAGTATGGTAAAGGATCACCGTACAAGTGTAGAATCAGGGAACGTAGGTGCTGTCATGGATGGCGACCTGGATCCGTTTATTGACGGATATCTCCGCAAGCAAATTAAGGTGGAGTCTGAATAA
- the hpf gene encoding ribosome hibernation-promoting factor, HPF/YfiA family, translating into MNLSIRGQQIEVTDALKDYVDKKLNKLEKYFDEPLTSDGNVTLSVNRGLHTVEVTIPMKGLVLRAEDESNDMYGSIDAVVDKLERQIRKHKTKINRKFRQEGNLKTLFVENVPASASPTTDDELDMDIDDFEVVRTKRFLLKPMDVEEAILQMNMIGHNFFVFSNIENNEVNVVYKRKDGKYGLIEKE; encoded by the coding sequence ATGAATTTGAGTATTCGAGGACAACAAATCGAGGTTACTGATGCTTTGAAAGATTACGTAGATAAGAAGCTGAATAAACTGGAAAAGTATTTCGACGAACCTCTTACCTCTGATGGCAATGTTACGCTAAGTGTTAATCGAGGCCTGCACACCGTAGAGGTAACCATTCCTATGAAAGGTCTAGTACTCCGCGCAGAAGATGAAAGCAATGATATGTATGGCTCCATCGATGCTGTAGTAGACAAGCTTGAACGTCAGATTCGCAAGCACAAAACAAAGATCAATCGTAAATTCCGCCAAGAAGGCAATCTGAAGACTCTCTTTGTAGAAAATGTGCCTGCTAGTGCATCTCCTACAACCGATGATGAACTGGATATGGATATTGATGATTTTGAAGTGGTGCGTACGAAACGTTTCTTACTCAAACCGATGGATGTGGAAGAAGCGATTCTGCAGATGAATATGATCGGCCATAATTTCTTCGTATTCTCCAATATTGAGAATAATGAAGTAAACGTCGTTTACAAACGTAAAGACGGTAAATATGGTTTAATTGAGAAAGAATAG
- a CDS encoding LicD family protein yields MNKKTGYLRLSEYHLKKLQKEMLLLLLEVDRICRKHNIQYFLAYGTLIGAVRHGSFIPWDDDVDIEMLREDYEKFCELCKTELDHTKFSLQNQQTDQHYNWVFGKLKLKNTSYVRSGQEHLKQQDGIFIDIFPLDHITDNRFKQRLTLLICKVCRKILWAQVGKKNASQPLLRGIYKLLSYIPRSLIVSIFNFMAKCDNRKNTSFLVSHNYLSGYIFKREWYDSVITLEFEGHLFYAPKGYDKTLSMIYGEYMKLPPVEKRQGNSHASFIKFLDGTELKF; encoded by the coding sequence ATGAATAAAAAGACTGGTTACTTAAGACTTAGTGAATATCATCTGAAAAAATTACAAAAAGAAATGCTTTTACTTTTGCTAGAAGTAGATCGCATATGTAGAAAACATAACATTCAATACTTTTTAGCATATGGAACCTTAATTGGGGCAGTTAGACATGGAAGCTTTATTCCTTGGGATGATGATGTGGATATTGAAATGCTACGGGAGGATTATGAAAAATTCTGCGAGCTATGCAAAACAGAATTGGATCACACGAAATTTTCGCTGCAAAATCAACAAACTGATCAACACTATAATTGGGTTTTTGGTAAATTAAAATTGAAAAACACTTCTTACGTTCGATCTGGACAAGAACATTTAAAGCAGCAAGATGGGATATTTATTGATATTTTTCCTTTAGACCATATCACGGATAATAGATTCAAACAAAGATTAACATTGCTCATATGTAAAGTTTGCAGGAAAATTTTGTGGGCGCAAGTGGGAAAGAAAAACGCCAGTCAACCGTTACTAAGAGGAATTTATAAGCTGTTATCTTATATTCCTCGGAGCCTAATTGTATCTATATTTAATTTCATGGCTAAATGTGACAATAGGAAAAACACCTCATTCTTGGTATCACATAATTATTTGTCAGGATACATATTTAAACGCGAATGGTATGACAGTGTGATTACATTAGAGTTTGAAGGACACCTATTTTACGCACCCAAAGGATATGATAAGACATTATCAATGATTTATGGTGAGTATATGAAATTGCCACCTGTAGAGAAGCGTCAAGGCAATAGTCATGCTTCCTTTATTAAATTTTTGGACGGTACGGAATTGAAATTTTAA
- a CDS encoding class I SAM-dependent methyltransferase, with protein sequence MRRVYLEKVDIDPESLREFYKKRAIDKVSIDIDAPVVLVGDKDKSKIEEWTKFEIEHRLSHLCLNSSSKVLEFGCGTGRISKYITSIVDLYVGVDYVKEFIDLIQSREDIEKKDTTHFIHSSVQEYASGLDETLPKNKFDRFVISGGVFMYINDEEIKEILDKLILNFEENCIVYLSEPIALNERLTLDKFYSKELKNEYSAIYRTEKEYNEILNILYKEGFELKLSEEFFHEDIKTQTETKQWIFVLKRNRKQL encoded by the coding sequence TTGAGAAGAGTATACTTAGAAAAAGTCGATATCGATCCTGAGAGCCTTAGAGAGTTTTATAAAAAAAGAGCGATAGATAAAGTTTCAATAGACATTGATGCACCTGTAGTTTTAGTAGGGGACAAGGATAAAAGCAAAATTGAAGAGTGGACCAAATTTGAGATAGAGCACAGACTTTCTCACTTATGTCTGAATAGCAGCAGTAAAGTGCTTGAGTTTGGATGCGGGACAGGGAGGATATCCAAGTATATTACTTCTATAGTGGATTTATACGTTGGTGTAGACTATGTAAAGGAGTTTATTGATTTAATACAATCACGAGAAGATATTGAGAAGAAGGACACCACTCACTTTATACATTCATCAGTACAAGAGTATGCAAGTGGGCTTGATGAGACTTTACCTAAAAACAAGTTCGACCGTTTTGTGATATCAGGTGGAGTCTTTATGTACATTAACGACGAAGAGATTAAAGAGATACTGGATAAGTTGATCCTGAATTTTGAGGAAAATTGTATTGTTTATTTGTCTGAACCGATTGCACTTAATGAAAGACTGACTTTAGACAAATTTTATTCTAAAGAACTAAAGAATGAGTATAGTGCAATTTACAGAACTGAAAAGGAATATAATGAGATTTTAAATATTTTATATAAAGAAGGATTTGAATTAAAGCTAAGTGAGGAATTCTTCCATGAAGATATTAAAACTCAAACAGAGACCAAACAATGGATATTTGTATTAAAGCGAAATAGAAAACAGTTATAA
- the fliS gene encoding flagellar export chaperone FliS, with protein MIANPYEKYRQSSVQTSKPSQLVIMLYDGAIKFIKTALQELEIRNYDQVNSYFGKAQMIISELMSTLNHDITISKDLFSLYEYMNYSLVQANIKKCAEPASTTLILLIELRDTWIQASKIANAGIGNE; from the coding sequence ATGATTGCTAATCCATATGAAAAATATCGTCAGTCTTCCGTACAAACATCCAAACCCTCTCAGTTGGTCATTATGCTATATGATGGTGCAATTAAATTTATCAAAACTGCCCTTCAAGAGTTAGAAATACGGAATTATGACCAGGTAAACAGTTATTTTGGAAAAGCGCAGATGATTATCAGCGAACTTATGTCAACGTTAAATCATGACATAACTATTTCTAAAGACCTATTTTCACTGTATGAATATATGAATTACTCACTAGTTCAGGCTAATATTAAAAAGTGTGCTGAACCTGCTTCCACAACGCTTATACTGTTAATTGAGCTGAGAGATACTTGGATCCAAGCAAGTAAAATTGCTAATGCTGGTATAGGAAATGAATAG
- a CDS encoding GNAT family N-acetyltransferase has translation MLKQCNSSWTTAILDYIKEDYSKCLYTYINFQKYGFKNNNFKIWVSLNDQGGITALIARYYTGVHIYCRSDDYIVEDLVFFIRENSPSIVNSTGPIIKRIEVFFTDYTAHYGSVGQVKKIPCVSSKLIEEASLDDMYDIAKLLSEDDGLGRHYDILLLEHQLKERYNEGFGRNYIIKKRGVIVSHCATYAQTNQIGVTSGIFTVPNERGNGYAHQIYCKLCFDLLQEGKEVFAYYYTLQAHRLHEKVGFQVISSWAKLVKDQAFILGK, from the coding sequence ATGCTGAAGCAATGTAATTCTTCATGGACAACCGCTATTTTAGACTATATCAAAGAAGATTACTCAAAATGCTTATATACGTATATAAATTTTCAAAAGTACGGTTTTAAGAATAATAATTTCAAAATATGGGTTAGCTTGAATGATCAGGGGGGGATAACTGCTCTTATAGCAAGGTATTATACAGGTGTTCATATTTACTGCAGGTCAGATGATTATATTGTGGAGGATCTCGTTTTTTTTATACGTGAAAATAGTCCTTCGATTGTTAATAGTACAGGCCCCATTATTAAAAGAATCGAAGTTTTTTTTACAGACTATACCGCACACTATGGAAGTGTTGGGCAAGTGAAGAAAATTCCTTGTGTAAGTTCGAAATTAATAGAAGAAGCTTCTTTAGATGATATGTATGATATTGCAAAACTACTAAGTGAAGATGATGGATTAGGAAGACATTACGACATTCTTTTGTTGGAACATCAATTAAAAGAGCGTTACAATGAAGGATTTGGAAGAAACTATATTATTAAAAAAAGAGGGGTTATCGTTTCTCACTGTGCGACGTATGCGCAAACTAATCAGATCGGTGTTACATCGGGAATATTTACCGTTCCTAATGAAAGAGGAAATGGATATGCTCATCAGATTTACTGCAAACTTTGCTTTGATCTCTTGCAAGAGGGAAAAGAGGTTTTCGCTTATTACTATACACTTCAAGCACATAGACTGCATGAGAAAGTAGGTTTTCAAGTTATATCTAGTTGGGCAAAACTTGTAAAAGACCAGGCTTTTATTTTGGGGAAATGA